GGTTGACGTACCACCGGTTCAGCGTGAGGTCCGGGTTGAACATCCACCACACCGAATGCGCGTGCCCGGGCCGGAACAGGTGCAGCACGTGCAGCCCCGACCACTCCAGCGGCGCCAGCGTCCACTCCACGGTGTCCCGCTCGGCCAACGGGACCTCCCGCCGGTCCCGGCCGTCCACCGTCCGCCGGAACAGGTACTTCGTCCCGATCGGCCGCCAGGTCAGCAGCCCCCGGTCGTCGTCGGCGATGACCCGCTGCGGGATGACCAGCACCAGCTGACCATCAGCACGGAAATCACGGTAGAGAAGGTCACGGCCGATCACTGAACTCACGGTCGTGAGCATAGAGGCCGCCCAATTTTCGGTACGCCCGGAGCACACTGCTCGGGTGATCCACTTCCGGCCACCGACCGGGCGGCGGTGCGGGAGGGAGCCCGGTTGCCGATGGGCGATCATCGCGCCGGGTAGGCTCGCGGACGGCGGCCTCACGCTCGGCATCTCGGTGCCGGTCATGGGCGTGCACGGGGATCGGGAGGAACACATGGACTTTCAGGGTGTGGAAGAGGAATCCGAGGGGATCGGAGCGGCGCCGTCGGTGGCGCGACTGCTTCTGGAGCTTCGCGGGCGGACCACCGTCGAGGTCAAGCCGGTCGGTCGCAGCATCCAGGTCCGGCCGCAGGGCGCGCGGAACGTGGCGGTGCACATCCACCCCGGCGGCGTCGACATCGCGGTGGCGCGGGCGCAGGCGGACGAGGTGGCCGGCACCATCTACGGCGCGACGGTGAAGGATCCGGACGACCCGGTGCCGTTCGTCTCGGTCGAGGGCGACCTGATCGACGCCAACTATGACGCGATCCTGGACGCCGCGGTGCAGGCGGTCGAGATGCGCCGGGCCGGCGGACCGGCCAAGGCGCCGCGCACCCCGCGGGCCGCGGCGACCCCGCGAGCGGCCGGCTCCTCCCGGGCCGCGGCGCCGAAGGCCACGCGCCCCGCACCCCGCCCGGACCGCCCGATCTGCCCCCGCTGCCGGCAGTATGAGCTGCTCGCCAGCGGCGAGTGCCCGTCCGGCTACTGCTGACCGGCCGGTATCGACACGCGATCGAGAGAGGGCGTCCTCGCTGAGGGCGCCCTCTCTCGTGGCGTCATCCGGGGGCACACGCCTGGTCAGCCGGCGCCCGCGCCCGATCCGAGCGACGGGCGCTGTCACTCGGCGGTCAAGCCGCGGGCGCTGTCACTCGGCGGTCAAACCGCAGGCGCTGTCACTCGGCGGCCAAACCGCAGGCGCTGCCACTCGGCGGCCAAACCGCAGGCGCTGCCACTCGGCGGCCAAACCGCAGGCGCTGCCACTCGGCGGCCAAACCGCAGGCGCTGCCACTCGGCGGCCAAACCGCAGGCGCTGCCACTCGGCGGCCAAACCGCAGGCGCTGCCACTCGGCGGCCAAACCGCAGGCGCTGTCAGTCGGTGGTCAGGCGGCGGGCGAGGGCGGCCGGGGGCAGGCCGGCGAATTCGACTGATTCGCGAGTGAGGTGGGCCTGGTCGGTGTAGCCGACGCGGATCGCGAGGTCGGCGATGGTGCCCTCGCCCAGCAGGCTCAGGAAGCGGCGGAAGCGGAACACCCGCTGCAACGTCTTGGGGCCGTAGCCGACCGCGGCGCTGAACCGGCGCCGCAGTTGCCGGTCACCGATCCCGAGATGGTCGCCGAGTGCCGGGATCCGCGTCCGGGGATCCCTCAGCAAGCGCACCGCCTCCAGCAGCGCCGGGTCCGGCGGGCGCTCCTCGGACAGCACGCCGGTCAGCGTCACCAGGCGGCGCAGCGCCTCCCCCGGCGCCAGATCGCCCGGCAGCCCGGCGGCCGCTTCGGGGCGGAGGTCGGTCAGGTCCGGGCGCAGATTCTGCAGGGGTTCCAACGGTACGCCGAGCAGCGTCCCGCCCGCGCCCGGCCGCAGCCGCACCCCGACCAGCGTGCGGCCGCCCGGCGTGTGGTCCGGCACCGGACCGGTGTCCGGACCGGCCAGGAACGCCCCGCGCCCACTCTCCCAGATCAGGTCGACACACCCGTCCGGCAGGATCGGCCGCCGCTCCGGCCACGGCTCGGGCGACAGCTCCGGCGCCGACCCGGACGAGACCAGGTCCGGCCCGGATGGCAGCCCCTCCCCGGGCCCGGCCCACAACGCCGACTCCGGCCCGGACCACAAAGCCGACTCCGGCCCGGACCACAAAGCCGACTCGGGCCCGGACCACAGCGCCGACTCCGGCCCGGACCACAGCGCCGACGTAGACCCGGACCACAGCGCCGACTCCGGCCCGGACCACAGCGCCGACGTAGACCCGGACGGCAGCCCCGATTCCGGTCCGGACACCATCCCGGACCGAGACTCGGACGACAGCTTCGACTCCAGCTCGGGCGACAGCTCCGGCAGCGGCCTCGGCCGAGGCTTGACGGACAGCGGCGAGGGCGGTGCGTCTGGGATCGTGCTGCGCCACAGGCAGACGGCGACGCTTCGCAGCGCTGCCGGTGGCGCCCACTCCTTGTAGCCCATGTCCGATTCATACAAGACGGACGGCGGTCCGCGCATCTAGCGTGCGTGTCATGACCGATGAGTTCCTCGCCGCCGACCGGTTCCTTCAGGCTGAAGCACGTTTGCTGGAGCGCCGCCTCTTCGACACTCTGTTCCGGGGCGCGCCCGCCACCGGCGTGGTCGATGTGGTGCGCGGCTATCGGAACGCGGACGGCGGGTTCGGGCACGGCCTGGAACCGGACAAGCGCTGCCCGGTCAGCCTGCCGATCGACGTGGAGGTGGCGGTCCAGGCGCTCGCCGCGGCCGGGGCCGTCGCGCCGGACCTGCTGGGGCCGGCGTGTGACTACCTCAGTGGAGTCGCCGCGGCCGACGGCTCGGTGCCGCTGGCGTTTCCGGTGATCGAGGACTATCCGCGGGCGGCGCACTGGACGGACTGGACCTACGTGCCCGGCCTGAACCCGACGGCCGGGCTGGCCGGGCTGCTGCACCGGCTGGACTTCGCGCACCCGTGGCGGGACGCGGCCACCGGCTACTGCTGGCGGGTGATCGAGTCCGGGGAACTGCCCGACGAGGTGCACGCGCTGGGCGAGGCGATGACGTTCCTCGCGCACGTGCCGGACCGGGCGCGGGCGGAGAAGGCGGCCCCGGCGGTGCTGGAGCGGATGACGGCGTCGCCGATGTTCCAGCCGGTGCCGAAACCCGGCGAGTACGGACTGACCCCGCTGCACGTGGCCGCCACCGCCGACTCGCCGTGGCGGCGACTGTTCGACGACGGCCAGCTTGACGCGCACCTCGACCACCTCGCCGCCGCGCAGCAGGCGGACGGCGGCTGGCCGATCACCTGGGACCCGCCGAGCGACGCTTCCCGGCTGGAGTGGCGCGGGATCGTGACGGTGCAGGCGGTGCGGACGCTCAGGTCGTACCGAAAGATGTGATCTTGCCGGGGGAAACCGGCGTCGCGCGGCTGCGGTGACGACGGACCGCGTCGCGGTTGGCGCACGACGGCGAGCAGTAGCGCTGGCGGCCGGTGCGGCTCAGGTCGGCGAACGGGCGGTCGCATCCGGCGGCCGCGCACCGGCCCAGGCGGTGCATGCCGCGGCCGGACAGGTGCAGGGCGGTGCCGACGCTGATCAGGGCGCGCAGGGCGGCGGCGAGAGGGCGGCCGGGGTCGCGATAGTGCAGGTGCCAGCCGTCGTCGGCGTGGTTGGTGAGGCGGGGGTGAGCGGCGGCCTGCGCCAGCAGCGCGTTGAGCCGGTCGGCGCGGGCGGTCTCGTCGGGGGCGTCGACGACGCCGAGCCAGGCGTCGAGGAAACGCTCGGTCTCGGTGAGGTCGGCGTCGCTCGCGGGCACGTCGATGACCAGGCCGGCGGCGGCGCAGCGACGGCCCAGGTCGGCCGCGGTCGCGGGCGGGTCGGTCACCAGGTCGAGGGCCAGGCGCACCGGATCTTCGCCGTAAGGGTTGATGTGCACAATGGCATTACACCACGCTGGACGCATGGACGAACATGCCTGGCAGACCCGATCCACCCATGCGACCAGTGAGGGGCTGGTCCGCTACCAGTCCTGTGCCTGCTGTGGACGCTGGCGCCTCGTCGTCGACCGGGTGCGCACCACCACCGCGATCAGGGTGCCCACGTCGTGACGGCCGGAAGCCGTCCGGCTCGGCCGCGGCGCGGGCCGCCGCGTACCGCGGTCAGCCGAGCAGCTGCTGGAGGCGCTCGCGCGCGTCGGTGTCCCGGAACTCGACCCACCAGCGGGCCGCGGCGAGCAGGTCGTCGACCGCCTTGTCGTCGGAGTGCAGGTATTCCCGGGCGCGCTCGACCGCGCTCTCGCGGCGATCCTCGGCGAGGGCGTCGACGAACGCCTCCCACCGGTCGCGGCCGAGGGCTTTGGCGAACGGCTGCCCGGCCAGGAAGGCGCGGGCGGCGGAGGCGGCCGGCTCGGTGGCCTGCGCGAGCAGCTCCGGGCCGACCTTCAGCAACGCTTTCTCCAGCTCGGCGCCGGGCGGGACGCCGACCTCCATCCAGACGTGCTCGCTGAGGGCGAGCAGGTCGGACACCACCTCGGGCGACGGTGACGGCTGCTCGGCGAGCAGAGCGAGGCCGCCGTACATCCCGGTCTGCATGGACATCGCGATCAGCGTCCAGCGGGCGACGTCGTCGCCGGGATCCCGGGCCAGGCACTGCCGGGCGAACTCGCCGAGCTTGTACCAGGTGGCGCGATAGTTCGTCCGGGCCCAGAAGGCGTCGCTGCGCGGGAGGGCGTCCAGCCGGTCGAAGAGGGTGATCATGGAACGGTTCGCGCGGTCGACGAAACCGTCGCTCTCGAAGACACCTCCCGCACGTTCCAGGTCACCGATCTCCATGAATGCTCCCTCTACAGTGGTCGGTCGGCTCGCGGTGCGGCGAGCTCAAGGGGTGTCGTGGGTGACGGCACCGCCGGGGGTTGGGCGTCCGGCAACGGGACGCGATGCTCGGGGGTGGTCCGCGCCCGGGTGCGGTGATGGGGGAAGTTCGCGCTGGTGGTGGCCGGGCCGGATACGGTGAACCATACGACGTCCGCGCCAGCCGCGCTTGCCGGGCACGCCGTCCGGCCTCAGGTCCGGGCCGGGGTGACGAAACGGACCGGCCCCGCGCGGGTGGGCGCGGGGCCGGGGGCCTTGCTCAGGGCGTACCGAAAAAGGGCGGTCGTCAGGCGCGCATGACCGTGGCGATCGGGATGCGGGCGGCCCGCAGGGCCGGGATGAAGCCGCCGAGGATGCCCGCCACCAGGCCGGCGATGATCCCGGAGACGCCGGCCGACCAGGGGAACTCGACGTTCTGGAGGAACGGCTGGGAAGAACCGAGGAACATCGCCAGGACCTTGAGGCCGGCGACGCTCAGGCCGATCGCCAGGGCGGCGGTGAGCAGGCCGGTGAGCAGGGTCTCGGCCAGCACGATGCCGGCCAGCACGGCCCGTGGCGTGCCGACCGCGCGGCGCAGGGCGAACTCCTCGATGCGTTCGCCGACGGTGGCGAGGCCGACGTTGAGGACGCCGGCGGCGCCGATCACCAGGACCAGACCGGCCATCGCCAGGAAGATCATGCGGAGCAGGTTCAGCTCGTCCTTCATCTGCTTGCGCATGTTGATCGTGTCGGCGGTGATGCCCTGCGCGCCGAGACCGGTGAGCTTGGCCATCAGGACCGGCTCGACCGGGGTGGAGCCGGCCATCGCGACCTGCACGTCACCCATCTGGTTCGGGTCGTAGAGCCACGCCTTCGGCACCCAGTTGGTGAGGTCGTCGAAGCGCAGGTAGGCGTGCGGCGACGGGTCACCGTCCTTGACCACGCCGATGAACTGCGGGGTCATGTTCGCGGTGGCGCCCGCCACCCGCATCTCGGCCGGCACCTGGTAGCGGGCGAAGCCCTTGGCGGCCTCCTCGTTGAGCACCAGCCGCGGGGACATCACCGGCCCGCTGCCGAAGTCGAGCCACTGGCCGGACTTCAGCTGGTAGGGCCGGAACGGCCGGACGTCCCCGGTCAGCGCGGTGAGCCGCATCTCGATCGCCTGGCCCTGGGGGGCGCCCGCATTCGGGTCGTAGCACCCGTTCTGGTTGCAGATCTGCGATCCGCCGCCCCAGTCCTGGTCGAACGGCGACCCGCCCTCGTTGATCGGCCGCACCCCGGGCTCGCCGATCGTGGCGCTCATATTGAACAGGGCGACCGCGTCGGCCCGCCCGTGCACGGTGTCGACGACGGCCTGGTTCGCCCCGGGGACCGTCGGCATGTAGAGCACCTTGGTGCCGTCGATGCCCGAGTTCAGCTCGACGTCGGCGAGCTGGAGGCGCTCGGCGATGCCGGCACCGGCCTGGACCACGACGACCGCGAGGACGCCGAGGAACAGGCTGACCATGGACAGGAAGGTGCGCAGCTTGCGGGCCCGGATGCCCTGCATGCCGATGATCGTGGCGGTCCGCAGCCGGCCGGAGAGACGCATCACGCGGGCACCCGCTCACTGAGCACGCCGGCCTCCAGGTCGACGATCCGGCCCATCCGGGCGGCGTGGTCCCGGTCGTGGGTGACCAGGATCAGCGCGCAGCCGCGGGTGGTCGCGTCGAGCAGCGCGTCGATGACGATGGTGCCGGTCTCGATGTCCAGGGCGCCGGTCGGCTCGTCGGCCAGCAGGATCTGCGGCTCCCGGACCAGGGCGCGGGCGATCGCCACCCGCTGCTGCTCGCCGCCGGACATCTTGGCCGGCCGGTTTTTCGCCAGGTGGGCGATGCCGACCTGGTCGAGGGCGTTCATCACCCGGGTACGGCGTTCCCGGCGGGACAGCCAGCCCTGGCCGTTGATCAGGGCCATCGCCACGTTCTGCGCCGCGGTCAGGTGCTTGAGCAGGAAGAACCGCTGGAACACGAAGCCGAAGTGCGAGCTGCGCAGCTTGGCGGCGTGCCGCTCGGGCAGCCGGCTGATGTCCCGGCCGTTGAGCGCGTAGGTGCCGGAGTCCGGGCGGTCGAACAGGCCCAGGACGCTGAGCAGGGTGCTCTTGCCGGAGCCGGAGCGGCCGACGATGGCGACGCTCTCCCCCGCCCGCACGGTCAGGTCGACGCCGTCGAGGATGGTCCGCGGCTGCTCCTGACCCTTGAGCACCTTGGAGATGCCGGTGAGTTCGATCAGCTCGCTCATCCGACGGGGCCCGCGCCGGTCGGGGCGACGGTGGGCAGGTTCGGACCCGGCACCGCGATGGTCTCGTCGCCCTTGAGGCCCTTCTTGATCTCGACGACCTTGCCGTCGGTCAGGCCGAGCACCACGTCCACCGTCTTGCGGGTGTGGTCCTCGCCGGTGACGATGTCGACCTTGCCCTTGCCCTGCGAGCCGGCGACCGCCTCGACCGGCAGCACCAACACGTTCGACGCGCGATCGGTGACCACCTCGAGGGTGACGTCGGCGCCGTTGATCAGCTTGACGCTCGCCGGGGGCACGCAGACCAGGCGCATGCCGGTCGGCTCGGAGCCGCCGCTGCTGCCGGCGCCCGGGTCGCCCTCGACCGGGGCGGCCGGGGCGGACGCGTTCGGGGTCGGGGAGGCGCTGGTGGCGGCCGGCTCGGGCACGGTGCCGGCCGGCAGGGCGGCGATGGTGCCGAGCGTCTTGCACTTGAACGGCCCCGGACCGTTCTTGATCTGCGCCTGGACGGTCTTGACCGCGCCGGAGATCCGGTACGCCTGATCACTGCCGATGTCCGCGACGATCCCGTACCCGGAGTGCTGCGCGGACACCACCGGCATCCCCTTGGCGACGTCGGCGTGGTCCTCCATCAGCCGGCCCGCGAAGGTCGCGCCCTTGGGGATCTCCACCCGGCGCGGGAACCCGTCGTGCCAGACGCTGGCCACCCACTCCGGGCTGCTCACCGGGGTCTTCGACGGCACCCGCACGACCCAGCGCAGCTCGCCGTCGGTCGGCGCGACGATCCCGAAGACCGGGTTGATGGTCACCTTGCCGGAGAGGCTGACCTGGTTGCTCAGGTCCTGGCGGGTGGGCTGGACGGTGGTCAGCACCGTGCCCCGGTCGGCCAGCTCGGGCGTGGCGGCTTCCTCGCCGCCCGACGTGCAGCCGGCGACCACGAACCCCAGCAACACCACGCTCAGCCGGACAGGCATGCTCGCCTTCACCCGGATCCCCCGTCGTCGATGTGATCAATTGCGGGGCGAAGGGTACCGGACGCCGTCAACTCCAAGAAACCGGCGAAGCGACCTCTGCGGCTAACTTGAGTTTTAACGTGCGGCCTGGCGGTATCGACCCTGGCTGATCATGGAGACAGCCCTTGATTGATGATCTTCTTGTCTAGGGAAGAAAACCGAATCAAGGGCTGTCTGTTGATCAGTGTGCACGACGCTGTTCCGGCTGACGCGGTCGGGCAGCTGACCGCGTTTAGGCAGGAGTTCCACCGCTGCCTGAGCCGCCGTCCGGATGCTTTGTTCGAGCTGGTGGACGCGCTGTTGTGCGGGGACGGCCCGGTGATCTCGCTGCCCGAGCTGTCACTGACCGGTGAACATCGGCGCAGTCATGGTTCGCTGTACGCGGCCCTGAGCCGCGGCCGTATCGACGTCGACCGGCTACGGACCGCCTTGGCCTCGGTCACCGTCCCGAGAGCCGCTGACGGACGGATCGTCCTGGCCGTGGACGTGACCTGCTGGCTGCGACCCGAGGCCCACACCAGCCCGCAACGGGTGCTCTGCCACACCTACGGCCGCGGCAAGGACACCCACATCATGGTCCCGGGCTGGCCATACTCACTGGTCACCGCCCTGGAGACCGGCCGCAGCTCGTGGACCGCACCCCTGGACGCCCGCCGCCTGGCACCCGGCGACGACACTGCCACGATCACCGCCGGGCAACTCCGCGACGTGGTCGAACGGCTCATCGCCGCCGGACACTGGCAGCCCGGCGACCCCGACATCTGGATCGTCGCCGACGCCGGCTACGACGGACCCCGACTGGCGTTCCTGCTCACCGACCTGCCCGTGCAGATCCTGGTCAGGATGCGCTCCGACCGAGTCCTGCGCCGGCCCGCACCAGCCCGGACGCCAGGCACGACCGGCCGTCCGCCCCGCCACGGCGGCGAGTTCCTCTTCGGCGACCCTGCCAGCTGGGGCGAGCCCGACGCGGCTACCACGACCGACACCCGCCTCTACGGCGCCGCGACCGCCCGAGCCTGGCACCGGCTGCATCCGCGTCTGACTCACCGCACCGCCTGGATCAGCCAAAACGGGCAGCTACCGATCATCGAGGGCACCGTCATCAGACTGAGCGTCGAACAACTGCCGTCCGGCGGCAACCCGAAACCGGTCTGGCTCTGGTGGTCCCACCCCACCGCCGACAGCCACGAAGTCAACCTGGCCTGGCAGGCATTCCTCCGCAGGTTCGACATCGAGCACACCTTCCGCATGCTCAAACAGACCCTCGGCTGGACCCGCCCAAAACTACGCGACCCCGAGGCCGCCGACCGCTGGGCCTGGCTCGTGCTGGCGGCCTACACCCAACTGCGACTCGCCCGAGCAGCGGTCAGCGACCTACGCCGCCCCTGGGAACGACCCATGCCTGCCGAACGGCTCACGCCCGCCCGCGTCCGGCGCGGGTTTCGGAACCTGCACAGCAGGACCGGCAGTCCTACTGCTGCACCGAAACCCTCCCGGCCAGGCCCCGGACGCCCACCCGGCCGCCGCAACAACCAGCCGGCCACCCGCCACGACGTCCACATCGTCACCAGCCCAAACACCAGCCCAAGCGACAAGACGAAGAGAATCTCGAGCAGACCCAGACCACGCCGCACCGGTTAAAACTCAAGCTAAGGCCTGTTTCATAACCCGGCCGAGTGCGAGGCGAGGTCAGGAGTGTGGCTGGCAACGGCCGCGATTTGCCCGCATACCGGTGTTGTATGCGGGCAAATCGCGGACGCTGCCAGGCGCGCTCCTGGCCACGCCGCAGCCCCGGTCGGGTTATGAAACAGGCCTTAGTCTCGCGGCGTGATGCTGCTGGTTCCCAAAGACGTCCTGCGGCCGCGCCGCCCCGACGAGCACTTCGCCGACGAGGCCGCGGCTGCCCGGCAGGCCGGGATCGAGGTCGCCGTGATCGACCACGATGCCCTGACCCGCGGGGACTCGGCGGACGAGGCGGTGGCCCGGGTGCCGGGCGGCGCGGACGCGGTCTATCGCGGGTGGATGCTGCGGGCGTCGCACTACCAGGCGATGGCCGCGGCGCTGGAGCGGCGCGGGGTCACGCTACGGACCGGACCGTCGCGGTATCGGCGGGCGCACGAGCTGCCCGGGTGGTACGCGGCGGCGGCCGGGCACACGCCGGAGTCGGTGTGGACCACCGGGGACGGCCGGGAGGACTTCGCCGCGGCGTGTGCGGGGCTGGGGTCCGGGGCGGCGGTGCTGCGCGACTACACCAAGTCGATGAAGCACTACTGGGACGAGGCGGCGTACATCCCGGACATCGCGGACGTCGAGGCCGCCTGGCGGGTGGCGAGCCGGTTCCGGGAGTTGCGGGACGACGAGTTCACAGGTGGGTTCGTGCTGCGGCGCTTCGAGGACTTCATCGGGGCGGAGGTGCGGACCTGGTGGGCCGGCGGCGAGTGCCGGCTGGTCACGGCACATCCGGATACGCCCGGGGAGCAGCCACCGGCCGATCTGGACGTGACGGTGTTCGCGGGGCTCATGCGTACGGTGAACCTGCCTTTCGCCACCGCCGACCTGGCCCGGCGGGGCGACCGCGAGTGGCGCCTGGTCGAAATCGGCGACGGGCAGGTCAGCGATCGGCCGCGGAGCACTCCGGCGGAGGAGTTGATCGCCGCGCTTCACAGGGACGGCAGGCGGTCGCGGGAGGACGGCGCCACGCCCTGATCGAGGAAGAAGACGTAGGCCTGGAGGTGGCGGGCGAGGTCGCCGTCCAGGTAGGTGAGATAGTCGCGGAGGCCGGTGGCGGCCTCGCGCTCCTGGCCGCGGTCGGACTCCGCGAACGCGCGGTGCTTGGCGGTCAGCCATTCACGCAGGCGAGAGCGGTCGTCCCACCAGGCGCGGACCGACGACGGCGTCCAGTGGGCGTCGCCGTCGCGGGCCCAGCCGATCGTGGGGTCGTCGGCCATGCCGCGCAGGACCAGGCGCAACTCGTCGAGGGTCCGGGGCTGGCGGTAGAGGAACTCCGAGTCGTGGCCGCCGTCGCCGCCGTAGAGGATGTGGCGCGGGGCGTGCGCGCGGCCGACCCAGCAGTTGTCGGTGCCGGCGGCGTAGAACGGGCCGGGGACGTTGCGCCAGTTCCGCTCCGCGAACACGCCGCCGAACCGGGGCCGGTCGGGAACGGCGTCGACGTGGGGCACTGGAGCCCAGTACAGCGGCCGCCCGTCGTCGATCGACATGCGCGGAAGCATGCCACACCCGGAACCGGGCGGGCGGCGTACCGTGTCGGGCATGCCGGAGGGCTTGGCGCAAGCGCACGTTGAGCGGTTCAACAACGCGGTGACCAGCGGGGACTGGTCGCCGTTCGTCGAGGCTCTGCACCCGGACGCGGTGATGAGGTTCGTCGGGGTGCCGGCCGGACCGCGGCGGGGCCGGGAGGCGATCGCGGCAGCCTACGCGGCGGAGCCGCCGGACGACACGATCGGGATCGCGGGCGTGCGGGCCGACGGTGAGCGGGACGTCGTGGACTTCGCCTGGTCTCGTGGGGGCAGTGGGACGCTGACGCTGCGCTACTTGGACGGGCAGGTCGTGGAGCTGACGGTGACAACATCGATGGCCAGGCCGCGCCCGGGACGATGACGACCTTGGTGGCGTACCGAACTGGATGGCGGCCTCCTCGGCGCTGACGGCGTAGACGGTTCAGGGCCGAACGACCCGATGTTCCGACGCCGGGCAGGCCGTTCGGCCCTGCCCTGATCTCGCTGTGCGGGGTTGTGCTGAGGAAAACCCCTTTGGGAGGAGTGATGAACGACTACCCCGTACGCGTCGACGCGCATCGGGACGCGTCGCTGAGCCGCTGGCTCTGGCTGGTCAAGTGGCTCCTGCTGATCCCGCACTTCATCGTCCTGGCGGTGCTCTGGATCGGCCTGCTGGTGGTCACCC
Above is a genomic segment from Actinoplanes ianthinogenes containing:
- a CDS encoding DUF402 domain-containing protein, producing the protein MSSVIGRDLLYRDFRADGQLVLVIPQRVIADDDRGLLTWRPIGTKYLFRRTVDGRDRREVPLAERDTVEWTLAPLEWSGLHVLHLFRPGHAHSVWWMFNPDLTLNRWYVNLEDPPVRWSGGVDTFDHALDLVVMPDRSWRWKDEHEYLERIGHPAYWDAARAAEIRAEGERVVRAVESAAFPFDGTHLTFCPDPYWPAPFLPAHGWDRPRAVAPEESS
- a CDS encoding helix-turn-helix domain-containing protein, encoding MGYKEWAPPAALRSVAVCLWRSTIPDAPPSPLSVKPRPRPLPELSPELESKLSSESRSGMVSGPESGLPSGSTSALWSGPESALWSGSTSALWSGPESALWSGPESALWSGPESALWSGPESALWAGPGEGLPSGPDLVSSGSAPELSPEPWPERRPILPDGCVDLIWESGRGAFLAGPDTGPVPDHTPGGRTLVGVRLRPGAGGTLLGVPLEPLQNLRPDLTDLRPEAAAGLPGDLAPGEALRRLVTLTGVLSEERPPDPALLEAVRLLRDPRTRIPALGDHLGIGDRQLRRRFSAAVGYGPKTLQRVFRFRRFLSLLGEGTIADLAIRVGYTDQAHLTRESVEFAGLPPAALARRLTTD
- a CDS encoding CGNR zinc finger domain-containing protein yields the protein MHINPYGEDPVRLALDLVTDPPATAADLGRRCAAAGLVIDVPASDADLTETERFLDAWLGVVDAPDETARADRLNALLAQAAAHPRLTNHADDGWHLHYRDPGRPLAAALRALISVGTALHLSGRGMHRLGRCAAAGCDRPFADLSRTGRQRYCSPSCANRDAVRRHRSRATPVSPGKITSFGTT
- a CDS encoding ABC transporter permease, with the protein product MRLSGRLRTATIIGMQGIRARKLRTFLSMVSLFLGVLAVVVVQAGAGIAERLQLADVELNSGIDGTKVLYMPTVPGANQAVVDTVHGRADAVALFNMSATIGEPGVRPINEGGSPFDQDWGGGSQICNQNGCYDPNAGAPQGQAIEMRLTALTGDVRPFRPYQLKSGQWLDFGSGPVMSPRLVLNEEAAKGFARYQVPAEMRVAGATANMTPQFIGVVKDGDPSPHAYLRFDDLTNWVPKAWLYDPNQMGDVQVAMAGSTPVEPVLMAKLTGLGAQGITADTINMRKQMKDELNLLRMIFLAMAGLVLVIGAAGVLNVGLATVGERIEEFALRRAVGTPRAVLAGIVLAETLLTGLLTAALAIGLSVAGLKVLAMFLGSSQPFLQNVEFPWSAGVSGIIAGLVAGILGGFIPALRAARIPIATVMRA
- a CDS encoding ABC transporter ATP-binding protein, which translates into the protein MSELIELTGISKVLKGQEQPRTILDGVDLTVRAGESVAIVGRSGSGKSTLLSVLGLFDRPDSGTYALNGRDISRLPERHAAKLRSSHFGFVFQRFFLLKHLTAAQNVAMALINGQGWLSRRERRTRVMNALDQVGIAHLAKNRPAKMSGGEQQRVAIARALVREPQILLADEPTGALDIETGTIVIDALLDATTRGCALILVTHDRDHAARMGRIVDLEAGVLSERVPA
- a CDS encoding efflux RND transporter periplasmic adaptor subunit, with amino-acid sequence MPVRLSVVLLGFVVAGCTSGGEEAATPELADRGTVLTTVQPTRQDLSNQVSLSGKVTINPVFGIVAPTDGELRWVVRVPSKTPVSSPEWVASVWHDGFPRRVEIPKGATFAGRLMEDHADVAKGMPVVSAQHSGYGIVADIGSDQAYRISGAVKTVQAQIKNGPGPFKCKTLGTIAALPAGTVPEPAATSASPTPNASAPAAPVEGDPGAGSSGGSEPTGMRLVCVPPASVKLINGADVTLEVVTDRASNVLVLPVEAVAGSQGKGKVDIVTGEDHTRKTVDVVLGLTDGKVVEIKKGLKGDETIAVPGPNLPTVAPTGAGPVG
- a CDS encoding NF041680 family putative transposase, whose product is MISVHDAVPADAVGQLTAFRQEFHRCLSRRPDALFELVDALLCGDGPVISLPELSLTGEHRRSHGSLYAALSRGRIDVDRLRTALASVTVPRAADGRIVLAVDVTCWLRPEAHTSPQRVLCHTYGRGKDTHIMVPGWPYSLVTALETGRSSWTAPLDARRLAPGDDTATITAGQLRDVVERLIAAGHWQPGDPDIWIVADAGYDGPRLAFLLTDLPVQILVRMRSDRVLRRPAPARTPGTTGRPPRHGGEFLFGDPASWGEPDAATTTDTRLYGAATARAWHRLHPRLTHRTAWISQNGQLPIIEGTVIRLSVEQLPSGGNPKPVWLWWSHPTADSHEVNLAWQAFLRRFDIEHTFRMLKQTLGWTRPKLRDPEAADRWAWLVLAAYTQLRLARAAVSDLRRPWERPMPAERLTPARVRRGFRNLHSRTGSPTAAPKPSRPGPGRPPGRRNNQPATRHDVHIVTSPNTSPSDKTKRISSRPRPRRTG
- a CDS encoding ATP-grasp domain-containing protein; its protein translation is MLLVPKDVLRPRRPDEHFADEAAAARQAGIEVAVIDHDALTRGDSADEAVARVPGGADAVYRGWMLRASHYQAMAAALERRGVTLRTGPSRYRRAHELPGWYAAAAGHTPESVWTTGDGREDFAAACAGLGSGAAVLRDYTKSMKHYWDEAAYIPDIADVEAAWRVASRFRELRDDEFTGGFVLRRFEDFIGAEVRTWWAGGECRLVTAHPDTPGEQPPADLDVTVFAGLMRTVNLPFATADLARRGDREWRLVEIGDGQVSDRPRSTPAEELIAALHRDGRRSREDGATP
- a CDS encoding nuclear transport factor 2 family protein, yielding MPEGLAQAHVERFNNAVTSGDWSPFVEALHPDAVMRFVGVPAGPRRGREAIAAAYAAEPPDDTIGIAGVRADGERDVVDFAWSRGGSGTLTLRYLDGQVVELTVTTSMARPRPGR